A portion of the Staphylococcus felis genome contains these proteins:
- a CDS encoding DUF456 domain-containing protein, which yields MNFIYSVLIIISFVIAFIGLIKPVIPSVLFVWIGFLIYDLGINHGTLSWIFWIAMILLTAFIFISDLMMNRFFVQRFGGSKQGEWAALLGVIIGSFVIPPFGVIVIPFILVFVIEMIQKQDIPFALKASVGSLVAFFSSVFAQGLVMLLMIIWFVIDAFMIN from the coding sequence TTGAACTTCATTTATAGCGTACTGATCATCATTTCATTTGTAATAGCGTTTATAGGCCTAATTAAGCCTGTTATTCCTTCTGTTTTATTTGTATGGATAGGATTTTTAATATATGACTTAGGCATCAATCACGGTACGCTCTCTTGGATATTTTGGATTGCGATGATTTTGTTGACTGCGTTTATATTTATATCTGATTTAATGATGAATCGCTTTTTTGTTCAGAGATTTGGTGGAAGTAAACAAGGAGAATGGGCGGCTTTATTAGGAGTGATTATCGGCTCTTTTGTTATTCCACCCTTTGGTGTTATCGTCATTCCTTTTATACTTGTTTTTGTGATAGAGATGATTCAAAAACAAGATATACCCTTTGCACTTAAAGCGAGTGTAGGGTCATTAGTAGCCTTTTTTTCAAGCGTATTCGCACAAGGCTTAGTAATGTTATTAATGATCATATGGTTTGTAATAGATGCATTCATGATTAATTAG
- a CDS encoding DUF402 domain-containing protein — protein sequence MKIKYLDKRHWRRLLDHDYIEVKVNNNKFKGIIGLITMHKVREPLEVTVVGERMIVADDHYQWLQILPEKKRYSMTVMFNDRGQPLQYYFDINLKNITQKGKARTVDLCLDVLVLPNGQYELVDEDDLKRALRTKQITQKQYHEAYIIAHQLMVQIFEDFNSIQEKALYCYKKINRKHIKKDK from the coding sequence GTGAAAATTAAATATTTAGATAAACGTCACTGGCGTCGCCTCTTAGATCATGATTATATTGAAGTGAAGGTCAATAATAACAAGTTCAAAGGTATTATCGGTTTAATTACAATGCATAAAGTAAGAGAACCTTTAGAGGTGACTGTTGTAGGAGAACGGATGATTGTTGCGGATGATCATTATCAATGGTTACAGATTTTGCCAGAAAAGAAACGTTACAGTATGACTGTGATGTTTAATGATCGAGGCCAGCCATTGCAATATTATTTTGATATTAATCTTAAAAATATTACACAAAAGGGTAAAGCGCGTACGGTAGACTTATGTTTGGATGTGCTTGTTTTACCTAATGGTCAATATGAGCTAGTCGATGAAGACGATTTAAAACGTGCACTTAGAACGAAACAAATTACACAAAAACAATATCACGAAGCTTATATCATTGCGCATCAATTAATGGTTCAAATTTTTGAAGATTTTAATAGTATTCAGGAAAAGGCACTATATTGCTACAAAAAAATCAATCGCAAGCACATAAAAAAGGATAAATAA
- a CDS encoding sugar efflux transporter → MFRELLTIKNYKLFVVNMMFIGMGIAVTVPFFILFATNALGMSTNQFGLLLALAALSQFTMNTIVARFSDTHPINRKVIIIFSLFMGALSFSLPFFIDSITLFIILYAVFQGLFAPAMPQLYASARESINQSTSSDRAIFANSVLRSMFSFGFLFGPLVGNLLNQSWGYNGLFGGTIAIILTTLILQVFFFKDVKTTAHVRGNAATEDNAPSMLRQTYLIVPFIAFILLHIGQWMYTLNMPLYVTRYLGEDEKYVGHLASLCAGLEVPFMIILGMIASKVQTRTLLAYAAISGSLFFLSIGIFESVAMMLLGQIFLAAFLAVLLGIGISYFQDILPRFPGYASTLFANAMVVGQLLGNLLGGAMSHWIGLGNVFYASALSLICGFVLILFTRKRVQT, encoded by the coding sequence ATGTTTCGTGAATTACTAACGATTAAAAACTACAAATTGTTTGTTGTAAATATGATGTTTATTGGGATGGGGATAGCTGTAACGGTCCCGTTTTTTATTTTGTTTGCTACGAATGCTTTAGGCATGAGTACGAATCAATTTGGTTTATTATTAGCTTTGGCAGCATTAAGTCAATTTACGATGAATACAATTGTAGCACGCTTCTCAGATACGCATCCTATTAATCGAAAAGTGATTATCATTTTCTCACTATTCATGGGCGCTTTAAGTTTTAGTTTGCCATTTTTTATTGATTCAATTACGTTATTTATTATTTTATATGCCGTGTTCCAAGGCTTATTCGCTCCAGCTATGCCGCAATTATACGCATCGGCTCGAGAATCTATTAATCAGTCTACATCAAGTGATCGTGCCATATTTGCGAACTCAGTGCTTCGTTCGATGTTTTCTTTTGGCTTTTTATTTGGACCGCTTGTTGGAAACTTACTCAATCAAAGTTGGGGATATAACGGGTTGTTCGGGGGGACGATTGCGATTATATTGACGACACTGATTTTGCAAGTGTTCTTTTTTAAAGATGTTAAAACAACAGCACATGTCAGAGGTAACGCAGCAACAGAAGATAACGCACCTTCAATGTTGCGTCAAACGTATCTGATTGTACCATTTATTGCTTTTATCTTATTGCATATTGGCCAATGGATGTACACGTTAAATATGCCACTTTATGTTACAAGATATTTAGGTGAAGATGAGAAGTATGTCGGACATCTTGCGAGTTTATGTGCGGGCTTAGAGGTGCCATTTATGATTATATTAGGTATGATTGCAAGCAAAGTACAAACGCGAACACTTTTAGCTTATGCTGCAATATCAGGTAGTCTTTTCTTTTTAAGTATAGGCATTTTTGAAAGTGTTGCGATGATGTTGCTAGGACAGATATTCTTGGCGGCCTTTTTAGCTGTTTTATTAGGGATAGGTATTAGTTATTTTCAGGACATTTTACCGCGTTTTCCAGGTTATGCATCCACATTATTTGCCAATGCAATGGTAGTGGGCCAATTATTAGGTAATTTACTTGGTGGAGCAATGAGTCACTGGATAGGTTTAGGTAATGTGTTTTATGCTTCTGCACTATCACTTATATGCGGTTTTGTATTAATTTTATTTACGCGAAAACGTGTTCAAACATAG
- a CDS encoding TIGR00730 family Rossman fold protein, translating to MKRVAVYCGASKGKNKHYVEEAYQLGKYFAEQNIELVFGAGSIGIMGAIQDGVLDNGGTAIGVMPKLLDQREITSQKVTELILVDSMHERKQKMADLADAFVIAPGGAGSLEEFFEVYSWAQIGLHQKPIAIYNINQFYTPLSQLLQHMIEEGFIDKKYEHLAELYDTPSSLLEGLKEAKPFTTRTYD from the coding sequence ATCAAACGCGTAGCAGTATATTGTGGTGCAAGTAAAGGTAAAAATAAACACTATGTAGAAGAGGCTTATCAATTAGGGAAGTACTTCGCTGAACAAAACATCGAGCTCGTATTTGGAGCTGGGTCGATTGGTATTATGGGCGCTATTCAAGATGGTGTATTAGACAACGGTGGAACTGCAATTGGTGTTATGCCAAAACTATTAGATCAACGTGAAATTACAAGTCAAAAAGTGACTGAGCTCATACTAGTCGATAGTATGCATGAACGTAAACAAAAAATGGCTGACCTTGCAGATGCTTTCGTTATTGCACCTGGTGGGGCAGGATCTCTAGAGGAGTTTTTTGAAGTATATAGTTGGGCTCAAATTGGACTTCACCAAAAGCCTATCGCAATTTATAATATCAATCAATTTTATACCCCTCTCTCTCAACTCCTTCAGCATATGATTGAAGAAGGGTTTATTGATAAAAAATATGAACATTTAGCCGAACTTTACGACACACCTTCAAGCTTGTTAGAAGGGTTAAAAGAAGCTAAACCTTTTACGACTCGCACATATGATTAA
- a CDS encoding GNAT family N-acetyltransferase — protein sequence MTVYIETERLNLRDWEMNDLLWLQQLNANKKARQYFPSLLSYRKSELDFHAMKQALEQHQIGLFAVELKATHSWIGFIGLNYIPKASDYAFKELPFYEIGWRLIPEVWENGLATEGALAVLDYAQSQGISEVYAIAAQSNRASIRVMEKIGMSKYDEFEKPKLNAYHPLKKQVRYQKVL from the coding sequence GTGACAGTCTACATCGAAACAGAACGCTTAAATTTGCGTGACTGGGAAATGAATGACTTGCTATGGTTACAACAATTAAATGCTAATAAAAAAGCACGGCAATATTTTCCTAGTTTATTAAGTTATCGGAAATCAGAATTGGATTTTCATGCTATGAAACAAGCGTTGGAACAACATCAAATAGGGTTATTTGCAGTCGAATTAAAGGCGACGCACAGTTGGATAGGGTTTATCGGTTTGAATTATATTCCAAAAGCGAGCGATTATGCTTTTAAAGAACTGCCTTTTTATGAAATTGGGTGGCGTTTAATCCCTGAAGTGTGGGAAAATGGGTTAGCTACAGAAGGCGCATTAGCAGTACTAGACTATGCGCAATCACAAGGAATCTCAGAAGTTTATGCGATAGCAGCACAATCAAACCGCGCGTCAATACGAGTGATGGAAAAAATTGGTATGTCAAAATATGATGAATTTGAAAAGCCTAAATTAAACGCTTACCATCCGCTAAAAAAACAAGTAAGGTATCAAAAAGTGTTATAA
- a CDS encoding DUF1129 family protein gives MKTTNELTKENNVKSLRLNNTDRQIFESYMTYVRADMRVNAHDSEIVLQRILSHLLEAEDKGMHAMDFFNHNPKKHAIETIKALPNQTFINIFRYIYKHILFLFAIFCFLKGFLGFFIQDTRIFVYTFPITFLMGLFATFLFIWGCFKMVQLQAFSYTRWSWWAGYIILIMMVIFIFNIFFFPQTYLQFGPYIHIHHWIFIIVSILIIPLAMIQESHIQNDPGASWK, from the coding sequence ATGAAAACAACAAACGAATTAACGAAAGAAAACAACGTCAAATCATTGCGTTTAAATAATACAGACCGACAAATTTTTGAAAGTTATATGACTTATGTTCGAGCGGACATGCGCGTCAATGCCCATGATTCAGAAATTGTTTTACAACGTATTTTAAGTCATTTATTAGAGGCTGAGGATAAAGGGATGCATGCGATGGACTTTTTTAACCACAATCCCAAAAAACATGCAATAGAAACAATCAAAGCACTACCTAACCAAACATTTATTAATATTTTTCGCTATATTTATAAGCATATTCTCTTTCTTTTCGCTATTTTTTGTTTCTTGAAAGGATTTTTAGGCTTTTTCATACAAGATACCCGCATCTTTGTATATACTTTCCCTATCACTTTTTTAATGGGGCTTTTTGCAACATTTCTATTTATATGGGGTTGCTTTAAAATGGTTCAACTCCAAGCCTTTAGTTATACAAGATGGTCTTGGTGGGCGGGATATATCATTTTAATTATGATGGTGATATTTATTTTTAACATCTTTTTCTTTCCACAAACATATCTACAATTTGGACCATACATCCATATTCATCATTGGATTTTTATAATTGTCTCCATTTTGATTATTCCTTTAGCAATGATTCAAGAAAGTCATATTCAAAACGATCCTGGCGCCTCTTGGAAATAG
- a CDS encoding GNAT family N-acetyltransferase codes for MITLQSSDRHIIHEIAQKHAALLHDDPTTAVKSSRLTVKLYEEMMIHRLKYATDLIQVKLDENHQMIAYIWSHFDSPMQQVIIESLYVHPKHRQKGIAYQLKRKIESWAQSLCAKQIMSTVRVDNEEMRQLNQKLGYTAQKVIMTKIIED; via the coding sequence ATGATTACCCTTCAATCAAGTGACAGACATATCATCCATGAAATAGCACAAAAACACGCTGCTTTATTACATGATGACCCCACAACAGCCGTGAAATCATCACGCTTAACAGTGAAGTTGTATGAAGAAATGATGATTCATCGACTTAAATACGCCACCGATTTAATTCAAGTAAAATTAGACGAAAATCATCAGATGATAGCCTACATTTGGTCCCATTTTGATTCCCCAATGCAACAAGTAATCATTGAATCGCTCTATGTCCATCCAAAGCATCGCCAAAAAGGTATAGCATATCAGTTGAAGCGGAAAATAGAATCATGGGCGCAATCATTATGTGCAAAACAGATTATGAGTACGGTGCGTGTAGATAATGAGGAAATGCGCCAATTAAATCAAAAGCTAGGATACACTGCTCAAAAGGTGATTATGACTAAGATTATTGAAGATTAA
- a CDS encoding SA0632 family lipoprotein, whose translation MQKIWIICILTVFVLAGCGNNEKDKLQEEIKSLEKEQKELQEENKQLKEKSEKLDSEIKNTEEAIEHGQSSKSKTDKEKSDDKENQHEDSDSSKESSQDEHQNSNSKTDDKKDVSTE comes from the coding sequence ATGCAGAAAATATGGATAATTTGTATACTAACTGTATTTGTTTTAGCTGGCTGTGGCAACAATGAAAAAGATAAACTACAAGAAGAAATCAAATCTTTAGAAAAAGAACAAAAAGAGCTGCAAGAAGAAAATAAACAGCTTAAAGAAAAAAGTGAAAAGTTAGATTCAGAAATCAAAAATACAGAAGAGGCCATAGAACACGGTCAATCTTCAAAGTCAAAAACAGACAAAGAAAAAAGTGATGATAAAGAAAATCAGCATGAAGATTCGGATTCATCAAAAGAATCTAGTCAAGATGAACATCAAAATAGCAATTCAAAAACGGATGACAAAAAAGATGTATCAACAGAATAA
- a CDS encoding undecaprenyl-diphosphate phosphatase: MLFFELIKALILGIVEGLTEFAPVSSTGHMILVDDMWLKSKSFLGPESAFTFKVVIQLGSVFAAAWVFRHKYFEMLHIGQYAPEKQEGFRSKPRRLKLTHILVGMLPAAILGFLFDDLIEKYLFSVPTVLIGLFLGAVYMIIADKFSRSVRKPIKVDNITYFQAFVIGLSQAIAMWPGFSRSGSTISTGVLMKLDHKSASDFTFMMAVPVMLGASVLSIVKHFNYIEPSHILFYIFGFIAAFIVGFISIKTFLKLIQNVKLLPFAIYRIVLVVVIAVVYYGIIK; the protein is encoded by the coding sequence ATGCTATTTTTTGAATTGATTAAAGCCCTTATATTAGGGATTGTGGAAGGGTTAACAGAATTTGCTCCTGTCTCATCAACAGGTCACATGATTCTAGTTGATGATATGTGGCTAAAATCCAAATCGTTTTTGGGGCCTGAGTCCGCTTTTACATTTAAAGTTGTCATACAATTAGGGTCTGTGTTTGCCGCTGCTTGGGTGTTTCGACACAAGTACTTTGAAATGTTACATATTGGACAATATGCACCTGAGAAACAAGAGGGATTCCGTTCTAAACCTCGTCGCTTGAAGTTAACACATATTTTAGTTGGGATGCTTCCTGCTGCGATATTGGGCTTTTTATTTGATGATTTAATCGAAAAATATTTATTCAGTGTCCCTACTGTCTTAATCGGCTTATTTTTAGGTGCTGTTTATATGATTATAGCTGACAAATTCAGTCGCAGTGTACGTAAACCTATTAAAGTTGATAACATCACATATTTCCAAGCTTTCGTTATCGGTTTGTCTCAAGCGATTGCGATGTGGCCAGGTTTTTCTCGTTCTGGTTCGACTATTTCAACAGGGGTTTTAATGAAATTAGATCACAAATCTGCCTCTGACTTTACATTTATGATGGCAGTTCCTGTCATGTTAGGTGCAAGTGTCTTATCAATTGTGAAACACTTCAATTATATTGAACCATCTCATATTCTATTTTACATTTTTGGTTTTATCGCTGCATTTATCGTTGGCTTTATCTCAATCAAAACATTTTTAAAATTAATCCAAAACGTCAAATTATTACCATTTGCGATTTATCGTATCGTTCTTGTTGTTGTCATTGCCGTTGTTTATTACGGTATTATTAAATAA
- a CDS encoding LysR family transcriptional regulator has translation MKIDDYRLLTTLDETRTLRKAAERLYISQPAVTQRLKSIERHFGVDIFIRTKKQLITTTEGAMVIEHARTMLKQERLFQDKIKAHVGAINGTLSIGCSSLIGQTVMPEVLSRYTEEYPNVEIQLQVGSSEHIKAHHNDYHMMIVRGNQLLNMHNDHLMDDKHYFIYPKNKENVLHKLPFIEFQADPVYINQIKTWYRHHMSQDYHARIKVDQVATCKALLLTGVGVTILPEIMVKDLDSEQFTMLKVDIEEQSLIRSTYLSYDMSMLQLPQVSSFISILKAFVQSNDHNYGL, from the coding sequence TTGAAAATTGATGATTACCGTTTGCTTACTACTTTGGACGAAACGAGAACATTAAGAAAAGCGGCAGAGCGCTTGTATATTTCACAACCTGCCGTGACACAACGTTTAAAGTCAATCGAGCGCCATTTTGGTGTGGATATTTTTATACGAACGAAAAAGCAACTCATTACAACAACTGAGGGTGCAATGGTTATTGAACATGCAAGAACAATGTTAAAACAAGAGCGTTTATTTCAAGATAAAATTAAAGCGCATGTAGGTGCGATTAATGGAACACTGTCAATTGGATGTTCTTCTTTAATTGGACAAACTGTGATGCCTGAAGTTTTGAGTCGCTATACTGAAGAATACCCGAATGTTGAAATTCAACTACAAGTAGGGTCTAGTGAGCACATTAAAGCGCATCATAACGATTACCATATGATGATAGTGCGAGGCAATCAATTATTGAATATGCATAATGATCATTTGATGGATGATAAGCATTACTTTATTTATCCTAAAAATAAAGAAAATGTGTTACATAAGTTGCCTTTTATTGAATTTCAAGCGGATCCAGTTTATATCAATCAAATTAAGACATGGTATCGCCACCATATGTCACAAGATTATCATGCGCGTATTAAAGTGGATCAAGTTGCGACTTGTAAAGCGTTGTTACTTACAGGGGTAGGTGTGACTATTCTACCTGAAATTATGGTTAAGGATTTGGATTCGGAGCAGTTTACAATGTTAAAGGTTGATATTGAGGAACAGTCGCTCATTCGTTCAACATATTTAAGTTATGATATGAGTATGTTGCAATTACCACAGGTAAGCTCATTTATTAGTATTCTTAAAGCATTCGTTCAATCTAATGACCATAATTATGGTTTATAA
- a CDS encoding YaiI/YqxD family protein, with the protein MRILIDGDACPVIESVVRLTSGTGILVYLFRSYDHYSLHIYPDHVRTKYIDGGRDAVDFTLIQYVTSQDIVITQDYGLASLILNRAQYVMHHNGRRYTQDNIEQLLAQRYHNQQKRRKTKRYGKGPKAFDDSQRRHFEAQFLKLIHAN; encoded by the coding sequence ATGCGTATTCTTATCGATGGAGATGCCTGTCCTGTCATTGAATCGGTCGTAAGATTGACTTCAGGGACGGGCATTTTAGTTTATCTTTTCCGAAGTTACGATCACTATTCACTTCATATATATCCTGATCATGTACGTACGAAATATATCGATGGTGGACGCGATGCTGTCGACTTTACCCTTATTCAATATGTAACCTCACAAGACATAGTCATTACACAGGACTATGGTTTAGCCAGTTTAATTTTAAATCGAGCTCAATATGTCATGCATCACAATGGGCGACGATATACTCAAGACAATATCGAGCAATTATTAGCCCAACGCTACCACAACCAACAAAAACGCCGGAAAACTAAGCGTTATGGTAAAGGTCCAAAAGCATTTGATGACTCACAACGACGTCATTTTGAAGCTCAATTTCTAAAATTAATCCACGCAAATTAA
- a CDS encoding ABC transporter ATP-binding protein/permease has protein sequence MKHLYKWMGQFYIYPIFMAVICIALALSVITQNIMIGTILDRLLFDQHSDWMGLILILCVALLMRATFTFLNDLMGERLSHRVRTKIRHLLLTQKNKEHVAARLTTATHTLSEMLPFYRVYLPQVFKSMMIPLAIIVTMWFVHIQTALIMMITAPFIPIFYIIFGLKTRDDARDQMTFLNQFSQRFLNLTKGLVTLKIFNRTHEAVETVHRESTTFRDKTMIILKSAFLSSLMLEFISMLGIGIVALEVGLSLIVFKSINFKVAAIAVIMAPEFYNAIKDLGQAFHTGKESEGASQVIDEALQLPRYDIQRPMTQTNQPSLIRVNDVRYSYSESRDWQLQDIHLDIYEGDHIALVGPSGAGKSTLVQLILGELTPNSGTVTYSTAHLRTGYLSQHPYIFNATIAENITMFHDIDETIIYKALEEVRLMHLIDQLKNGIDTYIGEGGEALSGGEMRRLELARLLIMNPDFLVLDEPFTGLDMETEMVIQDTLTTHFIDTTRLTVAHRQQTIQNATRRIYLKEGRIDADDTKISVDLRPES, from the coding sequence ATGAAACATCTTTATAAATGGATGGGTCAATTTTATATTTACCCAATATTTATGGCGGTAATATGTATCGCTCTAGCGTTATCAGTAATCACTCAAAATATTATGATTGGCACGATACTCGATCGCTTATTATTTGATCAACATTCAGATTGGATGGGGCTTATTTTAATCTTGTGTGTTGCGTTGTTGATGCGTGCAACATTTACATTTTTAAATGATTTGATGGGTGAAAGACTTAGTCATCGTGTTCGTACAAAAATAAGACATCTTTTATTAACACAAAAAAATAAGGAGCATGTGGCAGCAAGACTTACTACAGCGACACATACATTGTCTGAGATGCTTCCATTTTATAGGGTCTATTTACCACAAGTTTTTAAATCGATGATGATACCTTTAGCAATTATTGTAACGATGTGGTTTGTACATATTCAAACTGCATTAATTATGATGATTACAGCACCTTTTATTCCAATTTTTTATATTATATTTGGTCTTAAAACGCGTGATGATGCGAGAGATCAGATGACATTTTTAAATCAATTTAGTCAGCGTTTTTTAAATTTAACAAAAGGTTTAGTGACGCTCAAAATATTCAATCGTACACATGAAGCTGTAGAAACAGTACATCGTGAAAGTACGACATTTCGAGATAAAACGATGATTATTCTGAAGAGTGCCTTTTTATCGAGTTTGATGCTAGAGTTTATTAGTATGCTGGGTATTGGGATTGTCGCTTTGGAGGTCGGATTAAGCTTAATTGTTTTTAAATCAATTAATTTTAAGGTGGCTGCTATCGCTGTCATTATGGCGCCTGAATTTTACAATGCCATTAAAGATTTAGGACAAGCTTTTCATACGGGCAAAGAAAGTGAAGGCGCAAGTCAAGTTATTGATGAAGCTTTACAGTTGCCACGATATGACATTCAACGCCCAATGACTCAGACGAATCAACCGTCTTTGATACGTGTTAACGATGTTCGTTATAGTTATTCTGAAAGCCGTGATTGGCAACTTCAAGATATTCATTTAGATATTTATGAAGGTGATCATATCGCTTTAGTAGGACCAAGTGGTGCAGGGAAGTCAACACTAGTACAGTTAATCCTTGGAGAACTCACACCAAACTCAGGGACTGTCACCTATAGTACAGCGCATTTACGGACTGGCTATTTATCACAACATCCTTATATATTTAATGCGACAATAGCTGAAAATATAACAATGTTTCATGACATAGATGAGACTATTATTTATAAAGCTTTAGAAGAAGTACGGCTAATGCATTTGATTGACCAATTAAAAAACGGCATTGATACGTATATAGGAGAAGGTGGGGAAGCTTTATCAGGTGGTGAAATGAGACGACTTGAACTGGCTCGCCTACTGATTATGAATCCAGATTTTCTTGTATTAGATGAGCCTTTTACTGGTTTGGATATGGAAACTGAAATGGTGATTCAAGATACATTAACAACGCATTTTATAGACACGACACGATTAACGGTTGCGCATCGTCAACAAACAATTCAAAATGCCACCCGTCGAATCTATTTAAAAGAAGGCCGTATTGATGCTGACGATACAAAGATTAGCGTCGATTTAAGGCCAGAGTCATAG